In Acidianus brierleyi, one genomic interval encodes:
- a CDS encoding V-type ATP synthase subunit F gives MGKILLMGDRYTASLFRMMGSEAEVIEDPFNLNSEIEKARKREDIDLILITRDIYEPVREKIDSLISTQAKPLITIIPSPFSESKPMDVRKMILRALGFG, from the coding sequence ATGGGTAAAATTTTGCTAATGGGTGATAGGTATACGGCTTCTTTGTTCAGAATGATGGGTTCTGAAGCTGAGGTTATTGAAGATCCTTTTAATTTAAATAGTGAAATAGAAAAGGCTCGAAAAAGAGAAGATATTGATCTAATTCTAATAACAAGAGATATCTATGAACCAGTAAGAGAAAAGATAGATTCGTTGATTTCAACACAAGCAAAACCTTTAATTACGATAATTCCTTCTCCATTTAGTGAATCTAAACCTATGGATGTAAGGAAAATGATTTTAAGGGCTTTAGGTTTTGGGTGA
- the hjc gene encoding Holliday junction resolvase Hjc, whose amino-acid sequence MNKRKVKGSSVERLILSLLRDRGFAVIRAPASGSKRKDSIPDIIALKYGYIMLIEVKSRRSGKVYISREQAEGILEFSRKSGGELFIGVKLPKILKFVPFSKLRKTDGGNYVIDDNILEEGYTIDALTRYVESKFSKTLDSFL is encoded by the coding sequence GTGAATAAAAGGAAAGTTAAAGGAAGTAGCGTAGAAAGACTAATTCTTTCTTTGTTAAGGGATAGAGGTTTTGCTGTTATTAGAGCACCAGCAAGCGGTAGTAAAAGAAAGGATTCTATACCAGATATTATAGCATTAAAATATGGTTATATCATGCTGATAGAAGTAAAAAGTAGAAGATCTGGAAAAGTCTATATTTCAAGAGAACAAGCAGAAGGTATATTGGAATTTAGTAGAAAAAGCGGAGGAGAATTATTTATAGGTGTAAAATTGCCAAAAATATTAAAATTCGTTCCATTTTCGAAGTTAAGAAAAACTGATGGAGGAAATTATGTTATTGACGATAATATACTAGAAGAAGGATATACCATAGATGCGCTAACAAGATATGTTGAATCTAAATTTAGTAAAACATTAGATTCATTCTTGTGA
- a CDS encoding PINc/VapC family ATPase — MGNKLLSVRNILPDKSALLHGISKYVEKNIINGNFLIHRSLLEELEKETRDGLVTGELALDEVNRLKDLSEQYLFSFEIVGKNYGGNVDEAIRQYCADQGCVIVTADEIQKKICDFIGVETIFLEKPIEELSIEKFFDENTMSVHLKEDTLPKAKKGRPGNWQFVTLSNDITDASYLKRLVSEILNSIKYVKGSFIEIERRGSTIVQLGNYRIVITRPPLSDGWEVTITKPVARKKLEEYNLDERLIQRLEDRAEGILIAGSPGMGKTTFAQALSEYYMKLGKVVKTIESPRDMHLPPEITQYSKNYAEIGELHDILLLSRPDYTVYDEMRNDEDFRLYIDLRLAGIGMIGVVHATTPIDAIHRFLSRTDLGTIPSILDTVIFINNGAVDKVYSLEMSVKVPSGMKEADLARPVVEIKDFLNDKVEYEIYVFGEQAMIVPVSKITKDNVESRIERTVLDSMPGATVKYENGEYVINIPKSQISKFNRRVNSKLRKLEKKTGAKIRIRLEDNGENGSQE, encoded by the coding sequence GTGGGGAACAAACTTTTGTCAGTTAGAAATATTTTGCCAGATAAGAGTGCTTTACTTCATGGAATTTCTAAGTATGTAGAGAAGAATATTATTAATGGAAATTTTCTCATTCATAGATCATTATTAGAAGAGCTTGAAAAAGAGACTAGAGACGGCTTAGTCACTGGAGAACTAGCATTAGATGAAGTAAATAGATTAAAAGATTTATCAGAACAGTATTTATTTTCGTTTGAAATAGTAGGTAAAAATTATGGAGGAAACGTTGATGAAGCGATAAGACAATATTGTGCAGATCAAGGCTGCGTTATAGTTACTGCGGACGAAATACAGAAAAAAATCTGTGATTTTATAGGTGTAGAAACTATATTTCTTGAAAAACCAATTGAAGAGCTAAGTATTGAAAAATTTTTTGATGAAAATACTATGAGTGTTCACTTGAAAGAAGATACTTTGCCTAAAGCTAAAAAAGGCAGGCCAGGTAATTGGCAATTTGTAACTTTATCTAATGATATTACTGACGCTTCTTACTTGAAGAGACTAGTCTCTGAAATATTAAATTCTATAAAATATGTTAAAGGTTCTTTTATAGAAATTGAAAGAAGAGGATCAACAATTGTTCAATTAGGTAACTATAGAATTGTAATAACTAGGCCCCCATTAAGCGATGGTTGGGAAGTTACAATTACAAAGCCTGTAGCTAGAAAGAAATTAGAGGAGTATAATTTGGATGAAAGATTAATTCAAAGACTTGAAGATAGGGCAGAGGGTATATTAATTGCAGGATCTCCAGGTATGGGTAAAACAACTTTTGCTCAAGCCTTATCTGAATATTACATGAAGCTTGGGAAAGTTGTTAAGACCATAGAGTCTCCAAGAGACATGCATTTACCTCCAGAAATAACACAATATTCAAAAAATTATGCAGAAATAGGAGAATTGCATGATATATTACTATTAAGTAGACCAGATTATACAGTATATGATGAAATGAGAAATGATGAAGATTTCAGGCTCTATATAGATCTTAGATTAGCAGGTATAGGTATGATTGGTGTAGTCCATGCAACTACTCCAATAGATGCTATTCATAGGTTCTTGAGTAGAACTGATTTAGGTACTATACCAAGTATTTTAGATACAGTTATTTTCATAAATAATGGAGCAGTAGATAAGGTGTATAGCCTAGAGATGTCTGTGAAAGTTCCTTCTGGAATGAAAGAGGCCGATCTGGCTAGACCAGTAGTTGAAATAAAGGACTTCCTTAACGATAAGGTAGAATATGAAATATATGTATTTGGAGAACAAGCTATGATAGTTCCGGTATCTAAGATAACTAAGGATAATGTAGAGTCTAGAATTGAAAGAACAGTATTAGACTCTATGCCAGGAGCTACTGTAAAATACGAAAACGGTGAATATGTAATAAATATACCTAAATCACAAATAAGTAAGTTCAATAGAAGAGTAAATTCTAAATTAAGAAAATTAGAAAAGAAGACTGGAGCTAAAATAAGAATAAGATTAGAAGATAATGGTGAAAATGGATCACAAGAATGA
- the ilvC gene encoding ketol-acid reductoisomerase, with amino-acid sequence MAKIYTEKDANFDIIKNKKIAILGYGSQGRAWALNLRDSGLNVTVGLEREGNSWNQAKKDGFNPVHTEEAVKNADIVIFLVPDMVQRYVYREKVQPYLKDGMDLVFAHGFNIHYKLIEPPNNVDVYMIAPKGPGPTVREYFVHGGGVPALVAVQQNYSGKAMEKALAIAKGIGATRPGVIETTFKEETETDLIGEQTDLVGGITELMRTAFNTLVEMGYQPEVAYFETINEMKMIVDIIHDKGFYGMLKAVSDTAKYGGITVGKYVINEDVKKRVREAAEKVRSGKFAEEWIEEYNRGSPIVKQAMEEVQNSLEEKIGNELRDMIERGKPKS; translated from the coding sequence TTGGCCAAAATATACACTGAAAAAGACGCAAATTTTGATATAATAAAAAATAAGAAAATAGCAATATTAGGCTATGGAAGTCAAGGCAGAGCATGGGCTTTAAATCTGAGAGATTCTGGATTAAATGTTACCGTGGGATTAGAAAGAGAAGGCAATTCGTGGAATCAGGCAAAAAAGGACGGGTTTAATCCAGTACATACTGAGGAAGCTGTAAAAAATGCCGATATAGTTATATTTCTTGTTCCTGATATGGTTCAAAGATATGTATATAGAGAAAAAGTGCAGCCATATTTGAAAGATGGAATGGATCTAGTCTTTGCACACGGCTTTAATATACATTACAAGCTTATAGAGCCTCCTAATAATGTAGATGTTTACATGATAGCACCTAAAGGACCCGGTCCTACAGTTAGAGAATATTTCGTTCATGGTGGAGGAGTTCCTGCATTAGTAGCTGTGCAACAAAATTATTCAGGCAAAGCAATGGAAAAAGCATTAGCAATAGCTAAAGGTATAGGTGCAACAAGACCAGGAGTAATTGAGACTACATTCAAAGAAGAAACAGAAACAGATCTAATTGGTGAACAAACAGATCTCGTTGGAGGAATAACAGAATTAATGAGAACTGCGTTTAACACATTAGTAGAAATGGGATATCAACCAGAAGTAGCTTATTTCGAGACTATAAACGAAATGAAGATGATCGTAGATATAATTCACGATAAAGGGTTCTATGGAATGCTTAAGGCAGTTTCAGATACTGCTAAATATGGAGGCATTACTGTGGGAAAATATGTTATAAATGAGGATGTTAAAAAGAGAGTAAGAGAAGCTGCAGAGAAAGTGAGAAGCGGAAAATTTGCTGAAGAGTGGATTGAAGAGTATAATAGAGGTAGCCCAATAGTAAAACAAGCAATGGAAGAAGTTCAAAATAGTCTTGAAGAGAAAATTGGTAATGAATTAAGAGACATGATAGAAAGAGGAAAACCTAAATCTTAA
- the pdxT gene encoding pyridoxal 5'-phosphate synthase glutaminase subunit PdxT has product MKVGILAYQGSFEEHALQTKLAIDKLHLNADVVPVKKPSELNVVDGIILPGGESTTIGIMAQKLGVLDTLKDKISSGLPVLGTCAGAIMLAKEVSDAKVGKKSQPLIGLMDTTIIRNYYGRQRESFETTLDFSTIGGSTAKVVFIRAPAITKTWGKAKELLSLGDNKVMVQEDNMLATTFHPELSSTTIVHEYFLSIIKK; this is encoded by the coding sequence ATGAAAGTAGGTATATTAGCCTATCAAGGAAGTTTTGAGGAGCATGCTCTCCAAACTAAATTGGCCATAGACAAGTTACATTTAAATGCCGATGTAGTTCCAGTTAAAAAACCTTCAGAGCTCAATGTTGTAGATGGTATAATATTACCTGGCGGAGAGAGCACAACAATAGGTATAATGGCACAGAAACTTGGAGTTTTAGATACGTTAAAAGATAAGATATCTAGTGGACTTCCAGTATTAGGTACATGTGCAGGTGCAATAATGCTGGCAAAGGAAGTAAGTGATGCTAAAGTTGGAAAGAAATCTCAGCCTCTAATAGGACTTATGGATACTACAATTATAAGAAATTATTATGGTAGACAACGAGAAAGTTTTGAGACTACATTAGATTTTTCGACTATAGGAGGTTCAACTGCCAAAGTTGTTTTTATTAGGGCTCCAGCTATTACAAAAACATGGGGAAAAGCTAAAGAACTCCTTAGTTTAGGAGACAACAAAGTAATGGTTCAGGAAGACAATATGCTAGCAACAACTTTTCATCCGGAATTATCTTCAACGACTATTGTTCATGAATACTTTCTGTCAATAATAAAGAAATAA
- the pdxS gene encoding pyridoxal 5'-phosphate synthase lyase subunit PdxS, whose product MRLYELTFNEIEEFFYKLSEFRDIIKDEGLLTFVPELERSVSGTKEGTARVKHAFPIFQKGGVVMDVTNVNQAQIAEDAGATAVMVLDKLPYDVRKSGGVARMADPKIIEDVMNSITIPVMAKVRIGHYYEAKILESLGVDMIDESEVLTPADEEHHINKWEFKVPFVNGARNLGEALRRINEGASMIRTKGEPGTGNVSEAIKHMKIMNSEIRNLLGMEEEDRVKKAREYQVPYQLVELVTKLQRLPIVNFAAGGIATPADAALMMWLGSDGIFVGSGIFKSQDPSERAKAVVLATANWEYPEIVLEAQKMITEEKSMMGIDIKTLKPEELLQVRGV is encoded by the coding sequence ATGAGACTGTATGAATTAACATTCAATGAAATAGAAGAGTTCTTTTATAAGTTATCTGAATTTCGTGATATTATAAAGGATGAAGGATTACTAACTTTTGTACCAGAATTAGAAAGATCAGTATCAGGAACTAAGGAAGGGACAGCAAGAGTAAAGCACGCTTTTCCAATTTTTCAAAAAGGCGGAGTTGTTATGGATGTAACTAATGTAAATCAGGCTCAAATAGCTGAAGACGCAGGAGCTACAGCTGTTATGGTTCTGGATAAATTACCTTATGATGTTAGAAAATCTGGAGGAGTAGCCAGAATGGCAGATCCTAAAATAATAGAAGATGTAATGAATTCAATAACTATTCCTGTAATGGCAAAAGTTAGAATAGGACATTATTACGAAGCTAAAATTCTTGAGTCTCTTGGAGTAGATATGATAGACGAGAGTGAAGTATTAACACCTGCTGATGAAGAACATCATATTAATAAGTGGGAATTTAAGGTGCCATTTGTTAATGGTGCAAGAAATCTAGGAGAAGCTTTGAGAAGAATTAATGAAGGTGCGTCTATGATAAGAACTAAGGGTGAGCCTGGTACAGGAAATGTAAGTGAGGCAATAAAGCACATGAAAATAATGAATAGTGAAATACGAAATCTTTTGGGCATGGAAGAGGAAGATAGAGTAAAGAAAGCAAGAGAATATCAAGTTCCTTATCAATTAGTCGAATTAGTAACAAAATTACAAAGATTGCCTATAGTTAACTTTGCTGCTGGAGGAATAGCTACGCCAGCAGATGCTGCATTAATGATGTGGTTAGGTTCAGATGGTATTTTCGTAGGTTCTGGAATATTTAAGAGTCAAGATCCTTCTGAAAGAGCCAAAGCTGTAGTATTAGCTACGGCAAATTGGGAATATCCAGAGATAGTTCTAGAGGCTCAGAAAATGATAACCGAAGAAAAATCAATGATGGGAATTGATATAAAAACTCTAAAACCAGAAGAATTACTTCAAGTGAGAGGAGTATGA
- a CDS encoding V-type ATP synthase subunit E: MASLEDLLNNVIQKVLEEIKSNVDQSFNESKKIVEHAYNDTFNSYSVKVNELLSKYQEEIEGEKAKLDVENKRLISSEKNFWIQKVFDEVKNKIGLFIDSESYQKGLENIISRESKNGSIIFCNSGDVNKVKTILNKLKINAEVKEQNLLGGIRIEYPDQGLVRDYSLDLILNQVFESEKPRIAQILFGEE; this comes from the coding sequence ATGGCAAGCTTAGAAGACTTATTAAATAATGTAATACAGAAAGTACTCGAAGAAATAAAATCAAATGTAGATCAAAGTTTTAATGAATCAAAGAAAATAGTCGAGCATGCATATAATGATACATTTAATTCATATTCTGTTAAAGTTAATGAACTTCTTTCTAAGTATCAAGAAGAAATAGAAGGAGAAAAGGCTAAATTAGATGTAGAGAATAAAAGATTAATATCTAGTGAAAAGAATTTCTGGATACAAAAAGTTTTTGATGAAGTCAAAAACAAAATCGGTTTATTTATAGATTCTGAGAGCTACCAAAAAGGATTAGAAAATATAATTTCTAGGGAATCAAAAAATGGTTCAATAATTTTCTGTAATTCTGGCGATGTAAACAAGGTTAAAACAATACTGAATAAGCTTAAGATAAATGCCGAAGTTAAAGAACAGAATTTATTGGGTGGCATAAGAATAGAATATCCAGATCAAGGATTAGTAAGAGATTATTCACTAGATCTTATTTTAAATCAAGTTTTTGAATCAGAAAAACCTAGAATAGCTCAGATACTATTTGGTGAGGAATGA
- a CDS encoding 30S ribosomal protein S26e yields the protein MPKKRENRGRRKGDKGHVGYITCDNCGARVPEDKAICVTRMYSPVDATLASELEKKGAIIPRYAMRKCYCINCAIHFGIVKIRAENERKSRPAVY from the coding sequence TTGCCAAAGAAGAGGGAGAACAGAGGTAGAAGGAAAGGCGATAAAGGTCACGTTGGATATATAACATGTGACAACTGTGGGGCAAGAGTTCCAGAAGATAAGGCAATATGCGTTACAAGAATGTATAGTCCAGTAGATGCTACATTAGCTTCTGAGTTAGAGAAAAAAGGCGCTATAATACCTAGATATGCAATGAGGAAATGTTACTGTATAAATTGTGCTATACACTTTGGTATAGTTAAAATAAGAGCAGAAAATGAAAGGAAGTCTAGGCCAGCAGTATATTAA
- a CDS encoding V-type ATP synthase subunit D, with amino-acid sequence MSSQKVLPTKINLIQLRNQLKLVRVIKRLLESKREVLLIYLRSYSTEYEKLYEEVNSTLKEVYNSFLQAVVDEGITNVQNIANSQSDKLIVKSSTKVIFGVKIPVTELDKNSIPEKPFNEIEVSPYLSKSYDEMRDALIKVIKLVELESTIRSLTSELMKTQRLINAIDSSILPFYTSSIKYIRGILSDRSRDDFVRLKITRRILQRKRENAS; translated from the coding sequence ATGAGCTCACAGAAAGTATTACCAACTAAAATAAATCTTATACAGTTAAGGAATCAATTAAAGCTAGTAAGAGTTATAAAAAGGTTATTAGAAAGTAAAAGGGAAGTTCTACTTATATATCTTAGGTCATATTCAACAGAATACGAAAAATTATATGAAGAAGTTAACTCTACACTAAAAGAAGTTTACAATTCATTTTTACAAGCAGTAGTTGATGAGGGTATAACGAATGTTCAAAATATTGCTAATTCTCAGTCTGATAAACTTATTGTCAAGAGTTCAACTAAAGTAATTTTCGGAGTTAAGATACCTGTTACAGAGCTAGATAAGAACTCAATTCCAGAAAAACCGTTTAACGAAATAGAAGTTTCTCCTTATCTTTCAAAGTCATATGATGAAATGAGAGATGCATTAATAAAGGTTATTAAGCTAGTAGAACTTGAGTCCACAATAAGATCTTTAACTTCCGAATTAATGAAAACTCAGCGTCTAATTAATGCTATAGATTCTTCTATTTTGCCATTTTACACAAGTTCTATAAAATATATTAGAGGAATATTAAGTGATAGATCAAGAGATGATTTCGTAAGACTTAAGATTACAAGAAGAATATTGCAGAGGAAGAGAGAAAATGCAAGCTGA
- a CDS encoding V-type ATP synthase subunit K (produces ATP from ADP in the presence of a proton gradient across the membrane; the K subunit is a nonenzymatic component which binds the dimeric form by interacting with the G and E subunits), with amino-acid sequence MERKYVLLSILPLILSSILVGAVTPASTAQGFEGINIGAGLAIGLAVVGAGVAVGMAAAAGIGVLTERRDMFGTVLIFVIIGEGLAVYGILFGLLMLFAKI; translated from the coding sequence ATGGAGAGAAAATACGTTTTGTTATCAATTTTACCACTAATACTTTCTAGTATTTTAGTCGGAGCAGTAACTCCAGCATCTACAGCACAAGGATTTGAAGGAATAAATATAGGAGCAGGATTAGCAATAGGACTAGCAGTAGTAGGTGCAGGTGTAGCAGTAGGTATGGCAGCAGCGGCTGGTATAGGAGTACTTACAGAAAGACGTGATATGTTCGGCACTGTGCTAATATTCGTAATTATAGGAGAAGGATTAGCGGTCTATGGGATATTATTTGGTCTATTAATGCTATTCGCGAAGATTTAA
- a CDS encoding V-type ATP synthase subunit B: MLNVREYSNISSIRGPLVIVQGVTDASYNELVEVEMENGEKRRGIVVDSLMGSAIVQIFEGTTGISPSGSTIRFLGRGLEVKISDEMLGRIFNPLGDPLDNGPPVISGEKRDINGSPINPAVREYPEEFVQTGISAIDGLNSLIRGQKLPIYSGSGLPANALAAQIAKQATVRGEESNFAVVFGAIGIRYDEALYFKQFFEETGAINRVAMIMSLANEPSMLKILTPRTALTLAEYLAFEKDMHILAILIDMTNYCEALREISASKEEIPGRGGYPGYMYTDLATIYERAGKVKGKKGSITQMPILTMPNDDMTHPIPDLTGYITEGQIVLDRTLYNKGIYPPINVLMSLSRLMKDGIGEGKTREDHKDVANQLFAAYAKAVDTRGLAAIIGEDSLSDIDKKYLLFGEAFERKFVSQGVNENRSIETTLDIGWDILSILPESELTNIKSSYIKKYLPIYRGKQ; encoded by the coding sequence ATGTTAAACGTAAGAGAATATTCAAATATTTCTAGCATTAGAGGTCCTCTAGTAATAGTTCAAGGTGTAACAGACGCCTCGTACAACGAGCTAGTAGAGGTAGAGATGGAAAACGGAGAGAAAAGAAGAGGTATAGTAGTAGATAGTTTAATGGGTTCTGCTATAGTTCAAATATTCGAAGGTACTACAGGAATATCTCCATCAGGGTCAACAATAAGATTTCTTGGGAGAGGATTAGAAGTAAAGATATCTGATGAAATGTTAGGTAGAATATTTAATCCACTAGGAGATCCTTTAGATAACGGTCCTCCAGTAATTTCTGGAGAAAAAAGGGATATAAACGGTTCTCCTATTAATCCAGCAGTAAGAGAGTATCCAGAAGAATTTGTTCAGACAGGAATTTCCGCTATAGACGGATTAAATTCGTTAATTAGAGGTCAAAAATTACCTATATACAGTGGAAGCGGCCTACCAGCAAATGCATTAGCAGCACAGATTGCTAAGCAAGCTACAGTAAGAGGTGAAGAGAGTAATTTTGCCGTAGTGTTTGGTGCTATTGGAATAAGATATGATGAAGCATTATATTTCAAGCAATTCTTTGAAGAGACTGGAGCTATAAATAGAGTGGCCATGATAATGAGTCTAGCTAATGAACCTTCTATGTTAAAGATCCTAACGCCTAGAACTGCATTAACTTTAGCTGAATACCTTGCTTTTGAAAAGGATATGCATATATTAGCAATTTTAATTGATATGACAAACTATTGTGAAGCTCTAAGAGAAATCAGCGCATCAAAGGAGGAAATACCTGGAAGAGGAGGTTATCCAGGCTATATGTATACTGATTTAGCAACAATATATGAAAGAGCTGGAAAAGTAAAAGGAAAGAAAGGATCAATAACTCAAATGCCTATACTTACAATGCCAAATGATGATATGACTCATCCGATACCTGACCTTACTGGGTATATAACAGAAGGACAGATTGTATTAGATAGGACATTATATAATAAGGGAATTTATCCTCCTATAAACGTACTTATGAGTCTTTCGAGGCTTATGAAAGATGGAATAGGCGAAGGAAAAACTAGAGAAGATCATAAAGATGTAGCGAACCAGTTATTTGCTGCTTACGCTAAAGCAGTTGATACTAGAGGTTTAGCAGCTATAATAGGCGAAGATAGTCTTTCAGATATAGATAAAAAGTATTTATTGTTTGGGGAAGCTTTTGAAAGAAAATTTGTTAGCCAAGGCGTTAATGAAAATAGAAGTATAGAAACTACTTTAGATATAGGTTGGGATATTCTTTCGATTTTACCTGAAAGCGAATTGACTAATATAAAGTCCTCATATATAAAGAAATATCTTCCAATATATCGTGGTAAACAATGA
- the proS gene encoding proline--tRNA ligase produces MNIKREKWSNNFSEWFDWVISEGEFYDYGRYPLKGVGIWLPYGFKLRQAIIDIIRQLLNNTGHEEVLFPMLIPEGLLKKESEHIKGFEEEVYWVTKGGSEDLDVKLSLRPTSEAAITFMESLWIKSYKQLPKKYYQIVSIFRYETKATRPMIRLREVTTFKEAHTIHSTFEDAENQVKEAIEIYKKFFDILGIPYLISQRPEWDKFPGAVKTYAFDTIMPDGKTLQIGTVHHLGQHFTKAFDFKVQKADGTLDYPHQTSYGISDRVIASLISSHGDDRGSVLFPLVAPIQVIIIPIPSKNTDDTNKILEYSENVKSQLISAGIRANIDKDTEKTPGEKFYIWEIKGVPIRVEIGLREVQNSSVTLKRRDTLESKAVKLSELITEIRKLLEDIENNLKSKAWESFNKKIFYAKTVEDANKILEKGGVVELPWCGDNSCGLKIEELTNAKVKGIPLESKKINDSCVICKKPASNVLRIAKTY; encoded by the coding sequence ATGAATATAAAAAGAGAAAAGTGGAGCAATAATTTTAGTGAATGGTTTGATTGGGTAATATCTGAAGGAGAATTTTATGACTATGGAAGATATCCATTAAAAGGAGTAGGAATCTGGCTTCCTTATGGATTCAAGTTAAGACAGGCCATAATAGACATAATAAGACAATTACTTAATAACACTGGTCATGAAGAAGTACTATTTCCTATGTTAATTCCAGAAGGCCTTCTTAAAAAAGAATCAGAACATATAAAAGGATTCGAAGAAGAAGTCTATTGGGTAACTAAAGGCGGAAGTGAAGATTTAGATGTTAAATTATCATTAAGACCTACTTCTGAAGCTGCTATAACATTCATGGAATCTCTATGGATAAAAAGTTATAAACAATTGCCTAAGAAATATTATCAGATTGTAAGCATATTTAGATACGAAACTAAAGCTACAAGACCAATGATAAGACTTAGGGAAGTTACAACATTTAAAGAAGCACATACTATACATTCAACCTTTGAAGATGCTGAAAATCAAGTTAAAGAGGCTATAGAGATCTATAAAAAATTTTTCGATATCTTAGGAATTCCTTATTTGATTTCACAAAGACCAGAATGGGATAAGTTCCCTGGTGCTGTGAAGACGTACGCATTTGATACTATAATGCCAGATGGAAAAACTTTACAGATAGGTACTGTACATCATTTAGGCCAACATTTTACTAAGGCTTTCGATTTTAAGGTACAGAAGGCCGATGGAACATTAGACTATCCTCACCAGACTAGTTATGGTATTTCAGATAGGGTTATAGCATCATTAATATCTTCGCATGGAGATGATAGAGGTTCTGTACTATTTCCTTTAGTAGCTCCAATACAAGTAATAATTATACCTATTCCTTCCAAAAACACAGATGATACTAATAAAATCTTAGAATATAGTGAAAATGTAAAATCACAACTTATATCTGCAGGAATAAGAGCTAATATAGATAAAGACACAGAAAAAACTCCTGGAGAGAAGTTCTACATCTGGGAAATAAAGGGAGTTCCTATTAGAGTAGAAATAGGTCTTAGAGAAGTTCAAAATTCTTCTGTAACTCTTAAAAGAAGAGATACATTAGAGTCAAAAGCAGTAAAGTTAAGTGAGCTAATTACAGAGATTAGAAAATTGCTTGAAGATATTGAAAATAATCTTAAATCTAAAGCATGGGAATCTTTTAACAAAAAAATATTTTACGCGAAAACTGTAGAAGACGCAAACAAAATCTTAGAAAAAGGAGGAGTTGTAGAATTACCTTGGTGTGGGGATAATAGTTGTGGATTGAAAATAGAAGAATTAACTAATGCTAAAGTAAAGGGAATTCCATTGGAGAGTAAAAAAATCAATGATAGTTGCGTTATATGTAAAAAACCCGCTTCTAATGTTTTGAGAATAGCAAAAACTTATTAG